A single Triticum dicoccoides isolate Atlit2015 ecotype Zavitan chromosome 2A, WEW_v2.0, whole genome shotgun sequence DNA region contains:
- the LOC119356315 gene encoding V-type proton ATPase subunit G1-like, with product MDSSRRPSGIQQLLAAEQEAQQIVNAARAAKTARLRQAKEEAEREIAEYRAQMEADFQRKLTETSGDSGANVKRLEQETNVKIEQLKQQAANISPEVIQMLLRHVTTVKN from the exons ATGGACTCAAGCAGGCGCCCGAGTGGAATCCAGCAATTGCTTGCTGCAGAGCAAGAAGCTCAGCAAATTGTAAATGCTGCTAGGGCTG CTAAAACGGCGAGGCTTAGGCAAGCCAAAGAAGAGGCTGAGAGAGAAATAGCTGAGTACCGTGCACAAATGGAGGCTGATTTCCAGAGGAAGCTCACCGAG ACCAGCGGTGACTCTGGCGCAAACGTCAAACGCCTTGAGCAAGAGACAAACGTAAAGATTGAGCAGCTCAAGCAGCAGGCAGCAAACATCTCTCCAGAGGTGATTCAGATGCTTCTGAGGCACGTCACCACTGTGAAGAACTAA
- the LOC119356314 gene encoding multiple organellar RNA editing factor 2, chloroplastic-like: MATAARAVAAAARPARPVLQPRRLPCPSARPARPRVGRAVRCMARRPDASYSPLRPGQGGDRAPTEMAPLFPGCDYEHWLIVMDKPGGEGATKHQMIDCYIQTLAKVVGSEEESKKRIYNVSCERYFGFGCEIDEETSNKLEGLPGVLFVLPDSYVDAENKDYGAELFVNGEIVQRSPERQRRVEPVPQRAQDRPRYSDRTRYVKRRENQAYQR; the protein is encoded by the exons ATGGCCACCGCAgcgcgcgccgtcgccgccgccgcgcgcccggcGCGGCCGGTGCTCCAGCCGCGGCGCCTCCCGTGCCCATCCGCTCGCCCCGCGCGGCCTCGCGTCGGCCGCGCCGTCCGCTGCATGGCGCGGCGGCCCGACGCCTCGTACTCGCCGCTGCGGCCGGGGCAGGGCGGGGACCGCGCGCCCACGGAGATGGCGCCGCTGTTCCCCGGCTGCGACTACGAGCACTGGCTCATCGTCATGGACAAGCCCGGCGGCGAGGGCGCCACCAAGCACCAGATGATCGACTGCTACATCCAGACCCTCGCCAAGGTCGTGGGCAG CGAGGAGGAGTCGAAGAAGAGGATCTACAACGTGTCCTGTGAGCGCTACTTTGGGTTTGGGTGCGAGATTGACGAGGAAACGTCCAACAAGCTGGAAG GCCTCCCGGGTGTTCTTTTTGTGCTTCCGGATTCCTATGTTGATGCTGAGAACAAGGACTATGGTG CCGAGTTATTTGTGAACGGAGAGATCGTCCAACGATCACCGGAAAGGCAGAGAAGGGTGGAGCCGGTGCCTCAGAGAGCTCAAGATAGACCGCGTTACAGCGACCGGACTCGCTATGTGAAGAGGAGGGAGAACCAGGCCTACCAACGGTGA